One genomic region from Spiroplasma endosymbiont of Polydrusus cervinus encodes:
- a CDS encoding transposase family protein, whose protein sequence is MARKGQKFNKYTAYFRKMIVQEVKNNSISFIAKKYQINKKTVASWYENFKKGILNTNKGSKESFEKRDLNYYKVRYELLKKLHDFYN, encoded by the coding sequence ATGGCAAGAAAAGGACAAAAATTTAATAAATATACAGCATATTTTCGAAAAATGATAGTACAAGAGGTTAAAAATAATAGTATAAGTTTTATTGCAAAAAAATATCAAATTAATAAAAAAACTGTTGCTTCATGGTATGAAAATTTTAAGAAAGGAATTTTAAACACCAATAAAGGTTCAAAAGAATCATTTGAAAAAAGAGATTTAAACTATTACAAAGTTAGGTATGAATTACTAAAAAAGCTTCATGACTTTTACAATTAA
- a CDS encoding DDE-type integrase/transposase/recombinase — MKENNIQAEYVKRMRRKILIKQNRNKNIIKYPDLVNRNFNDIKERFSILFTDVTYLIWNGKKHYQSTILDGYTKEIIDVKWSKFNNNKLVIDNLNDAINKIKKIKKDLNKIIIHSDHGYQYTSKDYNSKCLDNKIIISMGKNYHCADNIIIESFHSLLKKGTTHNKNYKSHNEYINDVKKWNKWYSNQKEKYIINESL; from the coding sequence ATGAAAGAAAATAATATTCAAGCTGAATATGTAAAGCGTATGCGTAGAAAAATATTAATAAAACAAAATAGAAATAAAAATATAATTAAATATCCTGATTTAGTAAATCGTAATTTTAATGATATTAAAGAAAGATTTTCAATTTTATTTACTGATGTAACTTATTTAATTTGAAATGGTAAAAAACATTATCAATCAACAATACTTGATGGATATACTAAAGAAATTATTGATGTAAAATGATCAAAATTTAATAATAACAAACTTGTAATTGATAATTTAAATGATGCAATTAATAAAATTAAAAAAATAAAAAAAGATTTAAATAAAATAATAATTCATTCAGATCACGGATATCAATATACATCTAAAGATTACAATAGTAAATGTTTAGATAACAAAATTATAATTTCAATGGGTAAAAATTATCATTGTGCAGACAACATTATTATTGAAAGTTTTCATTCATTACTTAAAAAAGGAACAACCCATAATAAAAATTATAAATCTCATAATGAATATATTAATGATGTTAAAAAATGAAATAAATGATATTCAAACCAAAAAGAAAAATATATAATAAATGAAAGTTTGTAA